A window of the Polaribacter sp. HaHaR_3_91 genome harbors these coding sequences:
- a CDS encoding DUF6371 domain-containing protein, with protein sequence MYHKIEQHLILNKKRNKNLVTPCCHKSNKNLKFVTFINYPEIFGYCHSCGKATLPPIIYKDDFGNEYYWNVIHKKFESVLQLYDKSVLQNIKSTKKCNTICHTTIKYVDFQEVEKSIRLFPENNLLTHLRSMYCNTKVEAIKKMYYIGTSKKGGTVFWNINKDGKVQKSKIFYHQKNGKRKEYFSVPYQNKDGYFDCLFGEHLLFKNNKPIILVEGEKTAVVCALHFPNFNWLSYGGINGMTNDKMKVLSGENILIVPDLSEKAVGIASKRAEELKGLNISAKIWDMRNGLTDEELRIKGFYNCDLEDFFRDKSL encoded by the coding sequence ATGTATCATAAAATAGAACAGCATTTAATATTAAATAAAAAAAGAAATAAAAACTTGGTTACACCTTGTTGTCATAAAAGTAATAAAAATTTAAAGTTTGTAACTTTTATAAACTATCCAGAAATATTTGGATACTGTCATTCTTGTGGAAAAGCGACTTTACCACCAATAATTTACAAGGATGATTTTGGTAATGAGTATTATTGGAATGTCATACATAAGAAGTTTGAATCTGTATTACAATTGTATGACAAATCTGTATTACAAAACATAAAAAGTACTAAAAAATGTAATACAATTTGTCATACAACTATTAAATATGTTGATTTTCAGGAAGTTGAGAAAAGCATAAGGTTGTTTCCAGAAAACAATTTATTAACACATTTGCGTTCTATGTATTGTAATACAAAAGTAGAAGCTATTAAAAAAATGTATTACATAGGAACTTCTAAAAAAGGAGGTACTGTTTTTTGGAACATTAATAAAGATGGTAAAGTTCAAAAGTCTAAAATTTTCTACCATCAAAAAAATGGTAAAAGAAAAGAGTATTTCAGTGTGCCTTATCAAAATAAAGATGGGTATTTTGATTGTCTTTTTGGAGAACACCTTTTGTTTAAAAATAATAAACCAATTATTTTAGTGGAAGGAGAGAAAACTGCAGTTGTTTGTGCCTTACATTTTCCTAATTTTAATTGGTTGTCATACGGAGGAATAAATGGTATGACAAATGATAAAATGAAAGTATTGTCTGGTGAAAATATTTTAATTGTTCCCGATTTAAGTGAAAAAGCAGTAGGTATTGCAAGTAAAAGAGCAGAAGAATTAAAAGGATTAAATATTTCTGCAAAAATTTGGGATATGAGAAATGGTTTAACAGATGAGGAGTTAAGAATTAAGGGTTTTTATAATTGTGATTTGGAGGATTTCTTTAGAGATAAATCGTTGTAA
- a CDS encoding type I restriction-modification system subunit M produces MTSNNQRAELQNQIWKIANDVRGSVDGWDFKHFVLGTLFYRFISENFSNYIEAGDDSINYAELPDSVITPEIKEDAIKTKGYFIYPSQLFINIAKGANDNENLNTDLAAIFSAIESSANGYPSEQDIKGLFADFDTTSNRLGNTVENKNSRLAAVLKGVEGLKLEGEFEDSEIDLFGDAYEFLISNYAANAGKSGGEFFTPQTVSKLIAQLAMHKQEKVNKIYDPAAGSGSLLLQAKKHFDNHIIEEGFFGQEINHTTYNLARMNMFLHNINYDKFHIVLGNTLENPQLGDDKPFDAIVSNPPYSIKWKGSDDPTLINDDRFAPAGVLAPKSKADFAFVLHALSYLSSKGRAALVCFPGIFYRGGAEQKIRKYLVDNNFVETVISLAPNLFFGTSIAVNILVLSKSKTDTKTQFIDATGKDFFKKETNNNVLVDTHIENIMKMFDTKEEVVHVATTIDNSKIAENDYNLSVSSYVEAKDTREKIDITELNKEVAITVKKIDQLRADIDNIVNEIEA; encoded by the coding sequence ATGACAAGTAACAATCAAAGAGCCGAATTACAAAATCAAATATGGAAAATAGCCAACGATGTACGTGGTTCTGTAGATGGATGGGATTTTAAACATTTTGTATTAGGCACCCTGTTTTACCGTTTCATTAGTGAGAATTTCAGTAATTACATTGAAGCGGGTGATGATAGCATAAATTATGCAGAACTACCAGATTCGGTTATAACTCCTGAAATAAAAGAAGATGCTATTAAAACAAAAGGATACTTCATTTATCCTAGTCAGTTATTTATAAATATTGCTAAAGGTGCTAACGATAACGAAAATCTAAACACAGATTTAGCCGCTATATTTTCAGCTATAGAAAGTTCAGCAAATGGCTATCCATCAGAACAAGATATAAAAGGCTTATTTGCAGATTTTGATACCACAAGTAACCGATTAGGAAACACCGTAGAAAATAAAAACAGCCGTTTAGCTGCTGTACTTAAAGGTGTAGAAGGTTTGAAACTAGAAGGTGAATTTGAAGATAGTGAAATAGACTTATTTGGTGATGCTTACGAGTTTCTAATCTCTAATTATGCGGCCAATGCAGGTAAATCTGGTGGTGAATTTTTCACACCGCAAACTGTATCTAAGTTAATTGCACAATTAGCCATGCACAAGCAAGAAAAAGTAAATAAAATTTATGATCCTGCTGCAGGGTCGGGTTCGTTACTTTTACAAGCTAAAAAACACTTTGACAACCATATTATCGAAGAAGGTTTTTTTGGGCAGGAAATAAACCATACCACCTACAACTTAGCACGTATGAATATGTTTTTACATAACATAAACTACGATAAGTTTCATATCGTGTTAGGGAACACCCTAGAAAACCCACAATTGGGAGACGATAAACCTTTTGATGCCATTGTATCCAATCCGCCATATTCTATAAAATGGAAAGGTAGTGACGACCCAACGCTTATTAACGACGACCGTTTTGCACCTGCTGGTGTGTTAGCACCAAAATCTAAAGCAGATTTTGCCTTTGTATTACACGCCTTAAGCTACTTGTCTAGTAAAGGTAGAGCGGCTTTGGTATGTTTTCCTGGTATTTTTTACCGTGGTGGTGCAGAGCAAAAAATTAGAAAGTATTTAGTAGATAACAATTTTGTAGAAACCGTAATTTCTCTAGCGCCTAACCTGTTTTTTGGCACTTCTATAGCAGTAAACATCTTAGTGCTTTCTAAAAGTAAAACCGATACCAAAACACAGTTTATAGATGCTACGGGTAAAGATTTCTTTAAAAAAGAAACCAACAACAATGTTTTAGTAGATACCCATATCGAAAACATTATGAAAATGTTCGATACTAAAGAAGAAGTAGTACACGTAGCCACTACTATTGATAATTCTAAAATAGCCGAAAACGATTATAACCTATCGGTAAGTTCTTATGTGGAAGCTAAAGATACACGTGAAAAAATAGATATAACTGAGTTAAACAAAGAAGTAGCTATCACAGTAAAAAAAATAGACCAACTTCGTGCAGATATTGATAACATTGTAAACGAAATTGAAGCATGA
- a CDS encoding restriction endonuclease subunit S codes for MSELDKLLEGVEVEWIYLEKIIQDKFWIMPSTPKFNEKELIPYITSKNIKNGHINFDKIKFISHNDFMKISKNRPILAGDILISMIGTIGEVAKVKVSDLNFYGQNMYLIRLDNKIINSDFFLHFFDSPIMKSHFSSVKNNSGQGYLKSKDIEKLEIPIPCPDNPEKSLKIQKEIVRILDTFTELTTELTTELTARKKQYSYYREQLLTFDESEVEWKTLGEIGEVTKLAGYEFTKHVKYADTGNIIALRALNVKNGYLNLSQVKFIDGSEFNKLSRSKLYIDDMLFTYVGTIGEVALITENDKYYLAPNVARIRLTNNSILPSFMKYYFQSYGFEKKQINRYLSASSMKNLTMTNIRKFKIPIPSLAEQERIVTILDKFDTLTTSISEGLPKEIDLRKKQYEYYREMLLTFPKPE; via the coding sequence ATGAGCGAGTTAGATAAATTATTGGAAGGTGTTGAAGTTGAGTGGATATATCTTGAGAAGATTATTCAAGATAAGTTTTGGATAATGCCTTCAACTCCGAAATTTAATGAAAAAGAGTTAATACCCTATATTACTTCAAAGAACATAAAAAATGGTCATATAAATTTTGATAAAATTAAGTTTATTTCTCACAATGATTTTATGAAGATATCTAAAAATAGACCTATACTAGCAGGAGATATTCTTATTAGTATGATAGGTACAATAGGGGAAGTTGCGAAAGTAAAAGTAAGTGATTTAAATTTTTATGGACAAAACATGTATCTGATAAGATTGGATAACAAAATAATAAATAGTGATTTTTTTCTACATTTCTTTGATTCTCCAATAATGAAAAGTCATTTTAGTTCTGTTAAGAATAATTCTGGTCAAGGATATTTAAAATCTAAAGATATTGAGAAACTTGAAATCCCAATCCCTTGCCCAGATAACCCAGAGAAATCACTAAAAATCCAAAAAGAAATAGTTCGTATTTTAGATACCTTTACCGAACTTACTACCGAACTTACTACCGAACTTACTGCACGTAAAAAACAGTACAGCTATTACCGTGAGCAATTACTAACTTTTGATGAGAGTGAGGTGGAATGGAAAACTTTGGGAGAGATTGGTGAAGTTACAAAACTTGCAGGTTATGAATTTACTAAACATGTAAAATATGCAGATACTGGGAATATTATTGCTCTTAGGGCGTTAAATGTAAAAAATGGTTACTTAAATCTATCACAAGTAAAATTTATTGATGGAAGTGAATTTAATAAATTATCTAGAAGTAAATTGTATATAGATGATATGCTTTTTACGTATGTCGGTACTATTGGCGAAGTTGCCCTAATAACAGAGAATGATAAATATTATTTAGCTCCTAATGTTGCAAGAATTAGGCTTACAAATAATTCTATCCTTCCTTCATTTATGAAATATTATTTTCAATCTTATGGTTTTGAAAAAAAGCAAATTAATCGCTATTTATCAGCATCTTCAATGAAGAATTTAACAATGACTAATATTCGTAAGTTCAAAATACCTATTCCTTCACTAGCCGAACAAGAACGCATCGTAACTATCTTAGATAAATTTGACACGCTTACCACTTCCATAAGTGAAGGTTTACCAAAAGAAATAGATTTACGTAAAAAACAATACGAGTATTACCGTGAAATGTTGTTAACGTTTCCAAAACCAGAATAA
- a CDS encoding type I restriction endonuclease subunit R has translation MSTYKTIAESNNFIVLDKYTKFSELNEAPASYQTEADLEKELVKDLINQGYEYVQHLTTPTAMLANVRVQLQNLNAMQFTDKEWERFVIEYLDKPSDNLVDKTRKLHDNYIHDFVFDDGHIQNIYLVDKKNVVRNKLQVISQFEQTGTQANRYDVTILVNGLPLVQIELKKRGVAIREAFNQVHRYTKESFNTSNSLFKFLQIFVISNGTDSRYFANTVERNKNSFDFTMNWAKADNSLIKDLKDFTTTFFDKRTLLNVLLTYSVFDVSDVLLVMRPYQIAATERILWKIQSSFNAKNWATTESGGFIWHTTGSGKTLTSFKAARLATKLDFVDKVFFVVDRKDLDFQTMKEYQRFSPDSVNGSDSTAGLKRNIDKTDNKIIVTTIQKLNNLMKGENDLAIYKKQVVFIFDEAHRSQFGEAQKNLKKKFKKFYQFGFTGTPIFPENALGSETTQSVFGTELHSYVITDAIRDEKVLKFKVDYNNVRPKFKGVETEQDLKKLSGAENKRALLHPVRITEISQYVLKHFRQKTHRTKGTNNGFNAMFAVSSVDAAKCYYEELNKLQKDSEKPLKIATIFSFAANEEQGAIGEIQDETFEPTAMDTSAKEFLSAAINDYNAMFKMNYGIDSKGFQDYYRDLAKKVKNKEVDLLIVVGMFLTGFDAPTLNTLFVDKNLRYHGLMQAFSRTNRIYDATKTFGNIVTFRDLEQATIDAITLFGDSNTRDVVLEKSYKEYLEGFTDIATGKARRGYVEVIEELNEKFPNPDEIVTEKDKKEFSKLFGEYLRVENILQNYDEFTNLKAFQSVDINDPIAVETFKDTHFVSDEDISVMKGIELPAERTIQDYRSTYNDIRDWLRREKQGNEAEESGIDWDDVVFEIDLLKSQEINLDYILELIFDHSKQTKNKEELVEEIRRVIRASIGNRAKESLVVDFIHDTNLDDISDKATIIDAFFEYAQKKQKTEAKVLIEDENLNKEEAERYITSSLKREYASENGTELNSILPKMSPLNPQYLTKKQSVFQKIAAFVEKFKGVGGHV, from the coding sequence ATGAGTACCTACAAAACCATAGCAGAATCCAATAACTTTATTGTCTTAGACAAGTACACTAAGTTTTCAGAACTAAATGAAGCACCTGCAAGTTACCAAACAGAGGCAGATTTAGAGAAAGAACTCGTAAAAGATTTAATCAATCAAGGCTATGAGTATGTGCAACACTTAACCACACCAACCGCTATGTTGGCTAATGTGCGTGTACAATTGCAAAATCTGAATGCTATGCAGTTTACAGATAAAGAATGGGAGCGTTTTGTAATAGAGTATTTAGATAAACCAAGCGATAACCTAGTAGATAAAACCAGGAAATTACACGATAATTATATTCACGATTTTGTATTTGATGATGGACATATTCAAAACATCTATTTAGTAGATAAAAAGAATGTGGTTCGTAATAAATTACAGGTTATTTCTCAGTTCGAGCAAACAGGTACACAAGCCAATCGGTATGATGTTACTATTTTAGTAAACGGTTTGCCTTTAGTGCAAATAGAGCTTAAAAAACGTGGTGTGGCTATTCGTGAAGCTTTTAATCAAGTACATCGCTACACCAAAGAGAGTTTTAATACGTCAAACTCATTGTTTAAATTCTTGCAAATATTTGTAATATCTAACGGTACAGATAGCCGTTATTTTGCCAATACCGTAGAACGTAATAAAAACAGTTTCGATTTTACAATGAATTGGGCAAAGGCAGATAATTCATTAATTAAAGATTTAAAAGACTTTACAACCACTTTTTTTGATAAAAGAACGCTTTTAAACGTATTATTGACCTATTCTGTGTTTGATGTTAGTGATGTATTGTTGGTAATGCGACCGTATCAAATAGCAGCAACAGAACGTATTTTATGGAAAATACAAAGTTCTTTTAATGCTAAAAATTGGGCAACAACAGAAAGCGGTGGTTTTATTTGGCATACCACAGGTTCTGGTAAAACACTAACCAGTTTTAAGGCAGCACGTTTAGCTACCAAATTAGATTTTGTAGATAAAGTATTTTTTGTGGTCGATAGAAAAGATTTAGATTTTCAAACCATGAAAGAATACCAACGCTTTTCGCCAGATAGTGTAAACGGTTCAGATAGTACAGCAGGACTAAAAAGAAATATAGATAAAACCGATAATAAGATTATTGTAACCACCATTCAGAAATTGAATAATTTAATGAAAGGTGAAAATGATTTAGCTATTTATAAAAAACAAGTCGTCTTTATTTTTGATGAAGCACACCGCTCGCAATTTGGTGAAGCACAAAAAAACTTAAAAAAGAAGTTTAAAAAGTTCTATCAGTTTGGTTTTACAGGAACACCTATTTTTCCTGAAAATGCTTTAGGTTCAGAAACTACCCAAAGCGTATTTGGTACAGAACTACATTCTTACGTTATTACAGACGCAATTAGAGATGAAAAAGTACTAAAGTTTAAAGTAGATTATAATAATGTGCGCCCTAAGTTTAAAGGGGTTGAAACAGAGCAAGACTTAAAAAAACTATCAGGAGCAGAAAATAAAAGAGCCTTATTACACCCTGTGCGTATTACGGAGATTTCGCAATACGTTTTAAAACATTTCAGACAAAAGACACATCGTACAAAAGGAACTAATAACGGTTTTAACGCCATGTTTGCAGTAAGTAGTGTAGATGCCGCAAAATGTTATTATGAAGAGTTAAACAAGCTTCAAAAAGATAGTGAGAAGCCTTTAAAGATAGCAACCATCTTTTCCTTTGCAGCCAATGAAGAACAGGGGGCAATAGGAGAAATACAAGATGAAACCTTTGAGCCTACAGCAATGGATACCAGTGCTAAAGAGTTTTTATCAGCTGCTATTAACGATTATAACGCAATGTTTAAAATGAATTATGGTATTGATAGCAAAGGCTTTCAAGACTATTACCGTGATCTTGCAAAAAAAGTTAAAAATAAAGAAGTCGATTTATTAATTGTAGTAGGGATGTTCTTAACAGGTTTTGACGCACCTACTTTAAACACCTTATTTGTAGATAAAAATTTACGTTATCACGGTTTAATGCAAGCGTTTTCACGTACCAACCGTATTTATGATGCTACTAAAACGTTTGGAAATATTGTAACTTTTAGAGATTTAGAACAAGCCACAATTGATGCTATTACACTTTTTGGTGATAGCAACACAAGAGATGTGGTGTTGGAAAAAAGCTATAAAGAATACTTAGAAGGCTTTACAGATATTGCCACAGGAAAAGCACGCAGGGGTTATGTGGAAGTGATAGAAGAATTAAATGAAAAATTCCCTAATCCAGATGAAATTGTAACAGAAAAGGATAAAAAAGAATTTTCTAAACTGTTTGGAGAATATTTACGTGTAGAAAATATACTTCAAAATTACGACGAATTCACAAACCTGAAAGCTTTTCAATCTGTAGACATAAACGATCCTATAGCTGTCGAAACGTTTAAAGACACGCACTTTGTTTCAGATGAAGATATTTCAGTAATGAAAGGCATAGAATTACCTGCTGAAAGAACCATTCAAGATTACCGCTCCACATATAATGATATTCGTGATTGGTTACGACGAGAAAAACAAGGAAACGAAGCAGAAGAATCTGGTATCGATTGGGATGATGTGGTTTTTGAAATAGACTTGTTAAAATCACAAGAGATTAACTTAGATTATATTTTGGAATTAATTTTTGATCACAGTAAGCAAACGAAGAATAAAGAAGAATTAGTAGAAGAAATCAGACGTGTAATTCGTGCAAGTATAGGCAACAGAGCAAAAGAAAGTTTAGTTGTAGATTTTATCCATGATACTAACTTGGATGATATTTCAGATAAAGCAACTATAATAGATGCGTTCTTTGAATACGCACAAAAAAAGCAAAAAACAGAAGCTAAAGTATTAATAGAAGATGAAAACCTTAATAAGGAAGAAGCAGAACGCTATATTACATCTTCTTTAAAACGTGAGTATGCCAGTGAAAACGGTACGGAGTTAAATTCAATTTTACCTAAAATGAGTCCTTTAAATCCACAGTACTTAACTAAAAAGCAAAGTGTTTTTCAAAAGATTGCTGCGTTCGTAGAGAAATTTAAAGGTGTTGGAGGTCATGTTTAA
- a CDS encoding ribose-phosphate pyrophosphokinase encodes MPTNQLAPKLFACRQSTVLAEKIAKEYNTTLGKVKTTYFSDGEFQPAFEESVRGRRVFIIGSTFPNADNLMEMLLMCDAAKRASARHITAVMPYFGWARQDRKDQPRVAIGAKLVAKLLESAGATRIMTMDLHADQIQGFFEKPVDHLFASTIFMPYINSLKLDNLTIASPDMGGSKRAYAYSKHMQCDVVICYKQRIKANQIGHMELIGDVKGRNVILVDDMIDTGGTLAHAANLMMERGALSVRAICTHPILSGGAYDKIENSGLTELIVSDTIPLKKETSKIKVVSCAPLFADVMHKVQDNTSISGQFLM; translated from the coding sequence ATGCCTACAAATCAGTTAGCCCCAAAACTTTTTGCCTGCAGACAAAGCACAGTTTTGGCAGAGAAAATTGCAAAAGAATACAATACAACCTTAGGAAAAGTTAAAACAACTTACTTTAGTGACGGAGAATTTCAGCCAGCATTTGAAGAATCTGTTCGTGGAAGACGTGTTTTTATTATTGGTTCTACATTTCCGAATGCAGATAATTTAATGGAAATGTTGTTAATGTGTGATGCAGCAAAAAGAGCATCAGCAAGACACATTACAGCAGTTATGCCGTATTTTGGTTGGGCTAGACAAGATAGAAAAGATCAACCTAGAGTTGCTATTGGAGCAAAATTAGTTGCAAAGCTTTTAGAATCTGCTGGAGCAACTAGAATTATGACGATGGATTTACATGCAGACCAAATTCAAGGGTTTTTCGAAAAACCAGTAGACCACTTGTTTGCTTCTACTATTTTTATGCCTTACATTAATAGCTTAAAATTAGATAATTTAACAATTGCATCTCCAGATATGGGAGGTTCTAAAAGAGCGTATGCGTATTCTAAGCACATGCAATGTGATGTTGTTATTTGTTATAAACAACGTATTAAAGCCAATCAAATTGGTCATATGGAGTTAATTGGAGACGTTAAAGGTAGAAATGTAATCTTAGTAGATGACATGATTGATACTGGGGGAACGTTAGCACATGCAGCAAATTTAATGATGGAAAGAGGCGCATTAAGTGTAAGAGCAATTTGTACACATCCAATCCTTTCTGGTGGCGCTTATGATAAAATAGAAAACTCAGGATTAACAGAATTGATTGTTTCAGACACTATTCCGTTAAAAAAGGAGACATCTAAAATAAAAGTGGTATCTTGCGCGCCATTATTTGCGGATGTTATGCATAAAGTGCAAGACAATACTTCAATTAGTGGACAATTTTTAATGTAA
- a CDS encoding 50S ribosomal protein L25/general stress protein Ctc — MKSISIKGSKRESVGKVATKALRNAGMVPCVIYGGENPIHFSAEEKAFKKLVFTPNVYTASLDIDGQKIPAILQDIQFHPVTDKIIHVDFYQLFDDKEITMKIPVQLTGTSPGVLNGGSLRFTNRKLRVKALPANLPDFVSADISKLKIGNKLTVTSLATEGYTFMHPDNTVVVQVRTSRNATVSADDEDEEEVTEAAAE; from the coding sequence ATGAAATCAATTTCAATTAAAGGATCAAAAAGAGAAAGCGTAGGTAAAGTAGCTACTAAAGCCTTACGTAATGCTGGTATGGTTCCTTGCGTTATATACGGAGGAGAAAACCCAATACATTTTTCAGCAGAAGAAAAAGCGTTTAAAAAGTTGGTATTCACTCCAAATGTGTATACAGCAAGTTTAGATATTGATGGACAAAAAATACCAGCAATTTTACAAGACATTCAGTTTCACCCGGTAACAGACAAAATTATTCATGTAGATTTTTATCAATTATTTGATGATAAAGAAATTACAATGAAGATTCCTGTACAATTAACTGGTACTTCTCCAGGAGTATTAAATGGTGGTTCTTTACGTTTTACAAACCGTAAATTAAGAGTAAAAGCTTTACCTGCTAACTTGCCAGATTTTGTATCTGCAGATATTTCTAAATTAAAAATTGGAAATAAATTAACAGTAACATCATTAGCAACTGAAGGATATACATTTATGCACCCAGACAATACAGTTGTTGTTCAAGTAAGAACATCTCGTAATGCTACTGTTTCTGCAGACGATGAAGATGAAGAAGAAGTTACAGAAGCTGCTGCAGAATAA
- the pth gene encoding aminoacyl-tRNA hydrolase codes for MNFTNFFSEIFGIKVESKEELMKKFLIVGLGNIGEQYTNTRHNIGFKILDEVAEEHSATFETEKLGDVANFRFKGRTFVLLKPSTFMNLSGKAVKYWMDKENISVENILVVTDDVNIDFGVIRVKAKGSAGGHNGLKDIQEKLNTQQYARFRFGVGGNYGRGRQVDYVLGEWKKEETSELIERLPTSAKVITSFGTAGLNNTMNTFNGK; via the coding sequence ATGAATTTTACAAACTTTTTTTCTGAAATATTTGGTATTAAAGTTGAATCTAAAGAAGAGTTGATGAAGAAATTTTTAATTGTTGGATTAGGGAATATTGGTGAACAATACACAAATACGCGTCATAATATTGGGTTTAAAATTTTAGATGAGGTTGCAGAAGAGCACAGTGCTACTTTTGAAACTGAAAAGCTTGGAGATGTAGCTAACTTCCGATTTAAAGGAAGAACGTTTGTTTTGCTTAAACCAAGTACTTTTATGAATTTAAGTGGTAAAGCTGTAAAATATTGGATGGATAAAGAAAATATATCTGTAGAAAATATTTTAGTAGTTACAGATGATGTAAATATAGATTTTGGAGTAATTCGTGTAAAAGCAAAAGGATCTGCAGGAGGACATAACGGATTAAAAGATATTCAAGAAAAATTAAATACCCAGCAATATGCTCGTTTTAGATTTGGAGTAGGTGGTAATTATGGTAGAGGTAGACAGGTAGATTATGTACTTGGTGAGTGGAAAAAAGAAGAAACCAGCGAATTAATAGAGCGTTTACCAACATCTGCTAAAGTAATTACTTCTTTTGGTACCGCAGGTTTAAATAATACCATGAATACTTTTAATGGTAAGTAA
- a CDS encoding 6-carboxytetrahydropterin synthase encodes MSTIRITKQFSFETGHALYGYDGKCKNVHGHSYKLSVTVSGKPIEDNNNVKFGMVIDFGDLKKIVNEEIVDIFDHATVFNKNTPHVDLAKELMDRGHHVLLVDYQPTSEMMVIDFAEKIKNRLPKNIKLHAIKLQETDSSFAEWYASEN; translated from the coding sequence ATGAGTACAATTAGAATTACAAAACAATTTAGCTTTGAAACAGGGCACGCTTTATATGGTTATGACGGTAAATGCAAGAATGTTCACGGACATTCTTACAAACTTTCTGTAACAGTTTCTGGAAAACCAATTGAGGACAATAACAATGTAAAATTTGGAATGGTCATTGACTTTGGTGACCTAAAAAAAATAGTTAACGAAGAAATTGTAGATATTTTTGACCATGCAACTGTGTTTAATAAAAACACACCTCATGTAGATTTGGCGAAGGAATTAATGGATAGAGGACATCATGTTTTGTTGGTAGACTACCAACCAACAAGCGAAATGATGGTGATTGATTTTGCCGAAAAAATTAAAAATAGGTTGCCAAAAAACATCAAATTACACGCTATAAAGTTACAAGAAACAGATTCTAGCTTTGCGGAATGGTATGCTAGTGAAAATTAA